The Meriones unguiculatus strain TT.TT164.6M chromosome 1, Bangor_MerUng_6.1, whole genome shotgun sequence genome has a segment encoding these proteins:
- the LOC110541103 gene encoding LOW QUALITY PROTEIN: formyl peptide receptor-related sequence 4-like (The sequence of the model RefSeq protein was modified relative to this genomic sequence to represent the inferred CDS: deleted 1 base in 1 codon) — MEDPVEMQQPAPLGTLYLPWAILSLLYSLVAVVSYLLDMVSHSLLAQTGGSLLPAPLSAAWFGHQLIADIIFLGLLPLSLIWTHTCWLLGLVFCHLDLHLAFLTFCASGRLLAHVAADHCTSLLQPSWALSHHIVRQIVIWAGGFWILLLGLAGRALGTLRNRTGQGGPFNRTLILESLRHDQDLWAWNPMVDQLVFGFGVPLGILSAFHRMVQEQLRLARVSGRPPLLGLPGATAAMLFICWFPFHLLLLLRFLDMWGSRLQLGDVWVLLRPLGLTLLGSTSFFNPLLYVCMNKDIRGRLGQPLWFPGREGDKEAEEPWALGMEAKKLCDSLREKGTVWAAELLSSENVGWAEMKAQVIGREEEEEERET; from the exons ATGGAGGACCCTGTGGAGATGCAGCAGCCAGCACCCCTGGGAACGCTGTACCTGCCCTGGGCGATTCTTTCTCTCCTCTACTCTCTGGTGGCAGTTGTCTCTTACCTCCTGGACATGGTCAGCCACAGCCTGCTGGCCCAGACTGGAGGatccctccttcctgcccctctatCTGCAGCCTGGTTTGGCCACCAGCTCATAGCTGACATCATCTTCCTGGGGCTCCTGCCACTCAGCCTCATCTGGACCCACACCTGCTGGCTTCTGGGTCTCGTCTTCTGCCACCTGGACCTACATCTGGCCTTCTTGACCTTCTGTGCCAGTGGCCGGCTGCTGGCTCATGTGGCCGCTGACCACTGTACCTCCTTGCTCCAACCATCCTGGGCACTGAGTCATCATATAGTTCGCCAAATAGTTATCTGGGCTGGTGGATTCTGGATCCTTCTGCTGGGCCTGGCTGGGAGAGCCCTCGGAACGCTGAGGAATCGAACTGGCCAGGGTGGGCCTTTCAATAGGACACTGATCCTGGAATCCCTCAGGCATGACCAGGACCTTTGGGCCTGGAACCCCATGGTGGACCAGCTGGTATTTGGCTTCGGGGTGCCTCTGGGGATACTGAGTGCTTTCCATCGAATGGTGCAGGAGCAGCTGCGCCTGGCCAGGGTCTCAGGAAGGCCTCCGCTGCTGGGCCTGCCAGGAGCCACTGCAGCCATGTTGTTCATCTGTTGGTTTCCCttccacctgctgctgctgctgaggttCCTGGACATGTGGGGGTCCAGACTGCAGCTGGGGGATGTGTGGGTATTGCTGAGACCACTTGGGCTCACTCTGCTGGGATCAACTAGCTTTTTCAACCCActgctgtatgtgtgtatgaacaaGGACATCCGTGGCCGGCTGGGCCAG CCTTTGTGGTTCCCTGGAAGGGAAGGAGACAAGGAGGCAGAGGAACCCTGGGCACTGGGGATGGAGGCCAAGAAGCTCTGTGACAGCCTGAGGGAGAAGGGCACAGTCTGGGCtgcggagctcctgtcttctGAAAATGTGGGGTGGGCTGAAATGAAGGCACAGGtgataggaagagaggaggaggaggaggagagagagacttag
- the Acp4 gene encoding testicular acid phosphatase: MAEPRSQGHTAGPLLLLLLLLLLPPQALPEGPLLFVALVFRHGDRAPLASYPTDPHKEAASTLWPRGLGQLTKEGIRQQLELGRFLRRRYKAFLSPEYRREEVYIRSTDFDRTLESAQANLAGLFPEAAPGSPEADWKPIPVHTVPVSEDKLLRFPMRSCPRYHELLRESTEAADYQEALEGWTDFLTRLGNFTGLSLVGEPLRRAWKVLDTLICQRAHGLTLPSWASPDVLRTLSQISALDIRAHVGPPRAAEKAQLTGGILLDAILSNFSRAQRLGLPLKMVMYSAHDSTLLALQGALGLYDGNTPPYAACMAFEFRGSSRDPEEEDGENVTISLIYRNDTSRPPLPLRVPGCPAPCPLGRFQKLTAPARPPAHGAPCHGSYEPASPPGDSPLRRGGSGAFPRPGIHNPHILPAATVPLLAGAVAVLAVLSLGLGLLAWRPSCLRALGGAV, from the exons ATGGCTGAGCCCAGGTCTCAGGGCCACACCGCTGGacccttgctgctgctgctgctgctgttgctgctgccacCCCAGGCCCTGCCAGAGGGGCCCCTGCTATTTGTGGCTCTG GTGTTCCGACATGGCGACCGGGCCCCACTGGCCTCTTACCCCACAGATCCACATAAGGAAGCTGCCTCCACCTTGTGGCCTCGAGGCCTGGGCCAGCTGACCAAG GAGGGGATCCGTCAGCAGCTGGAGCTAGGCAGATTTCTGAGAAGGCGTTATAAGGCCTTTCTGAGCCCAGAGTACCGGCGTGAAGAG GTGTATATCCGCAGCACAGACTTTGACCGGACACTGGAGAGTGCGCAGGCCAACCTGGCTGGGCTGTTCCCGGAGGCTGCCCCTGGGAGTCCTGAGGCCGACTGGAAGCCCATTCCAGTACACACAGTGCCTGTGTCAGAGGACAAG TTGCTGAGGTTTCCCATGCGCAGCTGTCCTCGGTACCATGAGTTACTGCGGGAGTCCACAGAGGCAGCTGACTACCAAGAGGCCCTGGAAGGCTGGACG GACTTCCTGACCCGCCTGGGCAACTTCACTGGACTGTCCCTGGTTGGAGAGCCACTCCGCAGAGCATGGAAAGTTCTGGATACCCTGATCTGCCAG cGTGCCCATGGTCTTACCCTTCCATCCTGGGCCTCCCCAGATGTGCTGAGGACTCTGTCACAGATTTCAGCTCTGGATATCAGGGCACATGTGGGCCCACCCCGAGCAGCAGAAAAGGCCCAGCTGACTGGGG GGATTCTGCTAGACGCCATCCTCAGCAATTTCTCACGGGCCCAGCGCCTGGGACTGCCCCTCAAAATGGTCATGTACTCAGCT CATGACAGCACCCTGCTGGCCCTCCAGGGGGCCCTGGGCCTCTACGATGGGAACACCCCACCTTATGCTGCCTGCATGGCCTTTGAATTCCGGGGGAGCTCCAGGGACCCtgaggaggaagatggaga GAATGTCACCATCTCTCTCATCTACCGAAATGACACCTCCCGCCCACCTCTGCCGCTCAGGGTCCCTGGGTGCCCAGCTCCCTGTCCACTTGGGCGCTTCCAGAAGCTGACTGCTCCAGCCCGGCCTCCAGCTCATGGGGCCCCCTGCCATGGTTCCTATGAGCCTGCCAGCCCCCCAGGTGACAGCCCTCTGcgcaggggtgggagtggggcatTTCCAAGACCTGGGATTCACAACCCCCATATTCTTCCTGCAGCCACGGTGCCCCTGCTGGCCGGAGCTGTGGCTGTGCTGGCTGTGCTGAGCCTGGGGCTTGGCCTATTGGCCTGGAGGCCCAGCTGCCTGCGAGCCCTGGGAGGGGCCGTGTGA